The window CGGATCGATCGGGATGACGCGGCCGATGAAGAAAGTCACCGCGAGCAGACCGAGATAGGTGGTTATCGCGATGACCAGGAAACGGCCGAGCGATGATAAAATGGCGACGGCGCGGGCGCTACCGCGCCCGGCCGCCGCCTGGTTTTCAGCTACACTCACGCAGCGGGTCCGCCGGCACTATTCCTTGGAGACCGGGCCGACGAAGTTGGTGTCGAAGCTCGGGCCGAGCGCAAAACCCTTGAGGTTCTTGCGCAGGCCAGCCACTTCCAGCTGCTGGTGGATGATGACGAAGGGGCTGGTGTCGAGGATCTTCTGCTGCAGATCCTTATACATATCGGCGCGCTTGCCGGCGTCCTTCTCCAAAAGGGCGGCTTCCGTTTCCTTGGTCAGCTCCGGAATGTCCCACGAATTGCGCCAAGCGAGCGTATGGGACTTGCCGGCATCCGAATTGTCCGGGTTCGAGGCGAAGGTCTGGGCATTGGAATTCGGATCGAAATAATCCTGGCCCCAATTGCCGATATAGATGTCATGGTTGCGGGCGCGGTACTTGGTCAGCGTCTGCTTACCATCGCCGGGGATGATCTCCAGCTTGATACCGGCCTGACCGAGCGTCTGCTGGATCGATTCAGCCATGCCGGTGGTCGGCTGGCCGGTGCGCACGTCCATGGTCACCTTGAAGCCGTCCGGCAGGCCGGCCTTGGCCAGCAATTCCTTGGCCTTGGCGACGTCAAGCTTGAACGGGTTGTCGTCGACGGCGCCAAGATCGCCCTTGGGCAGGAAGGATTGGTGGATTTCGCCGATGCCCTTGAGGATGGTCGAGGCCAGCGCATCGTAGTCGACCAGATACTTGAATGCCTGGCGGACCTCCGGCTTGGCGAGAGTCGGGTTCTTCTGGTTGAGGCTGATATAGTAGACGGTGCCCTTCGGTGCGCTGGTGGTGGTGAGGTCGGCATTCTTGGCGATGGCGTCGAGATCGTTCGGCTCGAGGTTGCGGGCAACGTCGATGTCGCCCGCCTCCAACGCAAGGCGCTGCGCCGAGCTTTCCTTCATGTTGCGGTAGATGACGCGGGCGAGCTTGGCCTTGTCGCCGTAGTAATTGTCGTTGCGTTCCAGCACGACCGCCTCGTTGGCCCGCCATTCGCGCAGCTTGAACCGGCCGGAGCCGGCATAGCCGGTCTTCAGCCAGGCATTGCCGAAGTCGTTGTCATATTTGTAGTCAGCGCTCGGCGTCACGGCGGCGACATGTTCCTTGACCAGCTTGCTATCAACAACCGAGCCGACCGACGCCGACAGGCAGTTCAGCACGAAGCTCGGCGCATAGGCCTTGTCGACCGTGAACTGGAATGTCGTGCCGTCGACCGCCTTGGCCTTGTCGGCAACGTTGTCGCCGCTAATGCCGAATTGCTCGATGATGAACGCCGGGCTCTTGTCGAGCTTGACAACGCGCTCGAACGTATAGGCGACGTCGGCCGCGGTGATCGGATTGCCCGAGGCAAATTTCAGGCCAGGCTTGAGCTTGAAGGTGTAGGTCAGGCCGTCATCCGAAACGGTCCAGCTTTGGGCGAGGTCGCCCTTGACCTTGGAGGTGTCGCTGAGGTCGAGGCGAACCAGAAGGTCATAGGTGTTGCCGGTGACCTCGGCGGTCGAAAATTCGAACGCCTCGCCCGGATCCATCGAGATGATGTCGTCGATGGCTAAGCCCTCGACCAGCGTGTCGGCGGGCGTGACGGCGAAGGCGGGCGATACGAGCAGCGCCGACATGGCCGCGCCCGCAAGCAAGCTGCGAGAGCGCTGAGCAAATTTTTCCAGCATCATGGTGATTGTTCCCTGTTTTGTTGACCTGAGTTCCCGGCTCAGGGCGGCATTTTCTCTTTGGACCGAAGGCGGCCGGACCACTTACCGTCGTGGTTTTTGTCCAGTTGGTCAACACCATATATCCGGCGACCCTCGACCCGGCAACGCGCATTTGCAAGACGGCATTGGGCCAGAACGGGCGGCAGCCAGTCGATGCACAAGCCGGCTGTCTGAAGCCGCCATTCGAGAAAAATCTGCTTGGAAGGCCATCCCCGCTACCTCAGCTGCGCGACCAGCGCTGCGTCGGGAAAACAGGTCGCAGGCCTGCCGTTCTTCGACTGCCACAGGCCGATCGAGCGACGCGTCTTGAAGCCAGGCAGGCCATCGGCGCTGCCGACGTCATAGCCCTTGGCTTCCAGCGCGTGCTGCAGCGCGGCGATATCGGAGCGGTGCAGATCGCCGACCGGACCCCAACCGCCGGCGAAGGCGGCATCGCCCTTGGCGATGCGATCGGCGGCATGGCCGATGAACAGCGCGTAGAGATCGCTGGTGTTGTATTGCTTGAGCACATAGAAATTCGGCGTGACGATGAAGGCAGGACCGCTGCGACCGGCCGGCATCAACAAAAATCCCTCGGCCTTCAACTCGCCCGCCGCGAAGGCTTTGTTGTCGACGCGACGGATGCCCATCGCCACCCAGTCGGCAATCTTCTTGCCCTGGTCGGGACCTTCGAGCGAGCAGGAGACGTTTGCCGGCACGGTGACCTCGACGCCCCAGCCGCGCCCCCTCACCCAGCCATAATGGACGAGATAATTGGCGATCGAGGCGAGCACGTCCGGCGTCGAACTCCAGATGTCGGGGCGACCATCGCCGTCGAAATCGACGGCGTGCTTGAGGAAAGACGTCGGCATGAATTGCGGCTGGCCGAGCGCGCCGGCCCAGGACGATTTCATCGCGTTGACCGGCGCCAGCCCGCGCTCGACGATATCGAGCGCCGCCAGCAGCTCGGTGCGGAAGAAATCCTTCTTCGCCGACATGAACGCCTTGGTGCCCAGCACCTCGAAGGCATCGTAAGGCATCCTGGCCGCGCCGAAGCCGGTCTCGCGGCCCCAGATCGCCAGCACCACTTCGCCAGGAACCCCGTAATGTTTCTCGATCAACCCCAGGACCCTGGCGTTGGCGCCCGCGCGCGCCCGTCCGCCGGTCGTGACGGCGCGAATGATCTTCTCGGCGAAATAGGCGCCGGGTGGGCCGAACTCGGCCTGATGCTGCTTTTCCGGCGTCGTCGGCTGCTCGCCAGGCATGACAAGGTCCGGCAGCGTGAGGTTCGGCTTCACGCCGATGAAGGCGTCGTCGAAGGTTTTCCTGGAGATGCCTTTCGCCTTGGCCTCGGGCCAGAGGTCGGTCTGCAACCAGGCGCGGAACTGATCGTCGATCGGGGCGGCGAAGGTGGGCTTAGCGAAAAGGAGTGCGGCTAGCACCGCAAAAAGAAACACCAAGCCGAATTTACGAAGGCCGCGTTCTGTCGCGCCCCCCTCTGCCCTGCCGGACATCTCCCCCACAAGGGGGGAGATTAGCAGCTTCGCGGCTGGAGCTTTTCCTTCGACGTTGGTGATTGGCGAAAGCCGCGACGACAGCTGATCTTCCCCCTTGTGGGGGAGATCTCCGGCAGGACAGAGGGGGGCGCGAAGGAACTCAGTCATCGCCAGGAGCCCCTCGCACCACCTCAAAACGCCGTGCGCGATCTTAGCGCGGCGGCCAGCGTGCCTTCGTCGAGATAGTCCAGCTCGCCGCCGACGGGCACGCCATGCGCCAGCCTTGTCACCTTGACGTCGAAGCCTGAGAGCTGGTCGGTCAAATAATGCGCCGTCGTCTGGCCCTCGACGGTGGCGTTGACGGCGAGGATGACCTCCTTCACCTCGCCGCCGGAGACGCGGTCGACCAGCGAGCGGATGTTGAGCTGGTCGGGGCCGATGCCATCGAGCGGCGACAGCGTGCCGCCGAGCACGTGGTAGCGCACATTCATGGCTGCAGCGCGCTCAAGCGCCCAGAGGTCGGAGACGTCCTCGACGACGATCAGCGTGCCGGCATCGCGGCGCGGGTCGGTGCAGATCATGCAGGGATCTGACGTATCGACATTGCCGCAGGTGGAGCAGATGCGCACCTTGTCGACCGCCTCGCCCATAGCGGCCGCGAGCGGCTCGAGCAGCTGCTCCTTCTTCTTGATGAGATGGAGCGCGGCGCGCCTGGCCGAACGGGGCCCGAGCCCCGGCACCTTGGCCAGAAGCTGGATCAGGCGTTCGATCTCCGGACCGGCGATTCGCTTCGACATCGCCCTGATCTAGAGCAATTCCAGGAAAAGTGCGAAGCGGTTTTCCGTCCGCAATTGCGTCAAACGAGAAGTTGGAGTGGCTCACGTCTCCGTGAGGCGGTGAACCGATCCAGGATTTTTCAGAGCGCTTTGGAATATCCGCTACCGGGAATGATCCGCCATGCTGCCAGGCGGATCATCGGGCAGGTGGGCTGAGCCGGTTAGAGCGGCCGGTTCTGGCTGACGATCAGCGCTCCGATGGCGTCGGTGTTCTCAGGCGTCGACTGGAACCCCATCGATGCTTCCTGCGGGGCGCTCGGAACGGAGGTGACATACCGGCCCTTCAACGTGCCGCCGAAGCGGGACGCGTCCGGCTCCTCCATCGGCTCCTGCATCGCCACCACCGTCGGCTTCGCCGTGACGCGGCCGGCCTTCTGCGCCGGCGCGGCGGAGGCCGTCATATAGGTCTGCTCGGCCGGACCGGTCGCAGGCTTGACCGGAAGCGCAGGTGCCGCGGCCGCCGCCATCGCTGCCTGCTTGGCCGGATCGGCATGGACAATGGTCTTGACCACCGGTTCGGCGGAAGCGACGAGCACCGGAGCGGCAGGGTCGATCTTCTGGGGCTTGACAGAGGCCATGGCGACCATCGGCTCGTCCGGCAGCGGCTGCCAGTTGCGGCCGCGCTTCTCATAGAAGGCGTTGCCGCCGGCAACCATCGTGTAATGCATGTTGTTGTAAGGGAACCGCAGGCCGGCGGTGTGGAAATACATCGTGTTCTTGAGCTTGGCCTTGCGCTCGCCCTTGAGCACCGCCTCGGCGGCTTCCTCGACATCGGGCAGCGCCCGCGAATTCATCGGCCGGGTCATCACGCCGGGAGCGAACTGACCCGGCTCGCCGACAACCTCGCAGATGGTGTTGCCATGCTGGCCGGAACGCAACCGGTTCATGACGACGGTGCCGACGGCGATCATGCCGTCGCGGCTCGACCGGTTGGACTCGAAGAACATCGCCCTTTCAAGGCATTCCTTGTCCTTCATCGAATAGGAGCGTGAGCTCAGGAAGCTCGGCGTGATGGCATCGGTGAGACTCGCCACCGACATGCCGTGCGAGGTGGTCTGGCTGCAGCCGGCCAGAAGCAAGGGGGAAGTGACGATGCCGACCAGCAGCAGCGGCGTCTTCCATCGCGTCGCGATCAACAAAAAAGCCTCATGTCCTGATGCCAGCCCGCCCCGAGATGTGGCAAGAATGAGACTCTTTCAGGCAAAAAGATGGCTAGAAGGTTAGCAATCTCTGGACTTGGGTAAAACTTTATGAATGCCGCGAAATGCGTCCGTGAACAACGCCGGCAAAATGGTTAATAACGCGGCCTGTGCTCAATTTCCGTTCGTAATCAATTAACTGGCGGCGACTGCCTCAGAAGGGCAGTTTCATTCCGGGCGGAATCGGCAAGCCTGCCGTCAGCGCCTTGGTCTTCTCCTGCATGATCTGCTCGACCTTATTTTTGGCGTCATTGTGCGCGGCAAGCAGCAGGTCTTCCAGGATCTCGACCTCGTCCTCCTTGAACAGCGACGGGTCGATCTTCAGCGCCTTCATTTCGAACTTGCCGGTCAGCGTGACGCTGACCAGGCCGCCGCCGGCCTGGCCGGTGGCTTCGAGCAGCGCAATCTCGTCCTGCATGGCCTGGAACTTGGCCTGCATTTCCTTCGCCTTGCCCATCAGGCCGAGAAGATCCTTCATCTCAATGTCCTCTTTGTTTTGTCAGATTTCGTCGTCGTCGGCCGCAGGCTCGACCGGCAGCTCGGCTGCGGTCTCGTCCACTTCCGGCACCTCCGGAATGCGTACATCGATGATCTTCGCGCCGGGGAAACGGGCGAGGATGGCGGCGACCGTCGGGTCGCTCTTGGCGTCGAGGAAAGCGTTCTCGCGCTTGGTCGATTCCATCTCGGCCAACGTCTGGCCGCCCTCTTCCTTCGACAGCGACACCAGCCAGTTGCGGCCGGTCCAGGCGCGCAGCTTGGAGGTCAAATCGTTGAGCAGCATCTTCGGCGCGTCTTCGGTAAGGGTGACGTCGATGCGGCCGGGCTCGATGCGCACCAACCGCACGCAGCGCTTCAGGAGCACCTTGAAGGCGATGTCGCGATTGGCGTCGGCAAGAGCTGCGATATCTGCCAGCGACTTCAACGGAACGGCCGGCGTCTCGACGACCGGCTCGGGGGCCGGAACAAAGGCCGTGGGCATCGGCTCGGCCTCGACCAGCCGCATCGTCTGCGCGCCGCCACTGGAGCTGGGTATCCGCGCCTGCGCCACCGCGCTGGCGCCGCCGCCATTACCGGGGCTTGCCGGCGTTCCGTTGACGTGCGACGTACCACTCGGCAGAGGTGCCGCGCCTTCGAGCGATTTCAACGCTTCGTCCAGCGTCGGCAGGTCGGCGGCATGCGCCAGCCGGATCAGCACCATCTCGCCGGCGCTGACCGGCCGGTTGGAGGACTGCACCTCGGGAATACCTTTGAGCAGCATCTGCCAGGTCCGCGACAGCACGCGCACCGACAGCGTCTTGGCGAATTCGGCGCCGCGCCGGCGCTCGTCCTCGGAGAGCGAGGCATCGTCGGCGGCCGACGGCACGAAGCGCAGGCGGGTGACGAGGTGATTGAATTCGGCGAGATCGGTGAGCACCGCGGCCGGATCGGCGCCGGTGTCATACTGCGCGCGGAATTCGGCAAGGGCCGCCGCCACGTCGCCCTTCATGACATGCTCGAACAGGTCGATGATGCGGGCGCGGTCGGCAAGGCCCAGCATGGCGCGCACGGCCTCGGCGGTGACAGCGCCGCCGCCATGGGCGATCGCCTGGTCGAGGATGGAGAGCGAATCGCGCGCCGAGCCTTCGGCGGCGCGGGCGATCATCGCCAGTGCGTCGTCGTCGATGGAAATGCCTTCCTTGGCCGAGATCGCGGAAAGATGCGCGACCAGCGCGCCGGCATCGATGCGCCGCAGATCAAAGCGCTGGCAGCGTGACAGCACCGTGATCGGCACCTTGCGGATTTCGGTGGTGGCGAAGATGAATTTGACGTGCGGCGGCGGCTCTTCCAGCGTCTTCAACAGGCCGTTGAAGGCCTGGGTGGAGAGCATGTGCACTTCGTCGATGATGTAGACCTTGTAGCGGGCCGAGACCGGCGCGTAGCGCACGCGCTCGATGATATCTCGGATATCGTCGATGCCGGTATGCGAGGCGGCGTCCATCTCGATGACGTCGACGTGGCGGCCTTCCATGATCGCCTGGCAATGCTCTCCGAGCGCCGAAAGATCGACCGAGGGCTGATCTATTGTAGCAGTCTTGTAATTGAGCGCCCGCGCCAGGATGCGCGCCGTCGTCGTTTTGCCGACGCCGCGCACGCCGGTCAGCATCCACGCCTGGGCGATGCGGCCGGTGGCAAAGGCGTTGGTCAGGGTGCGGACCATCGGCTCCTGGCCGATCAGCTCGGAGAAATTCGAGGGGCGATATTTGCGCGCCAGCACGCGATAGGCGCCGGCCTTGCCCGTCTCCAGAGCCCCCGAATTTCCGGCTTCGCTCATTCGCCGTTAAAGCTCCAAGGACCGCCACTGAAGGCGGCCGATTCCTGCGCATAGTTTCGCCCGCACGGCTCGCAGCCGTCAATGTCGCGGGAGAAAGGCGAAGAGGCGGGAGGCTGGAACAATGACCCGTTCCGGGCTCGTTAGGGCTGCTTCCTTCCGGACCTGACCCGGTTGGCGAGTGGATCGTCCACCACCAACCTCCCGCGTCCCATATCGGCAATTCGGCGGCGAAATGCAAGGGCGCAGGCGAAGGATGGGCCGAGAGCCGTGTGGCGCCTGCCGGCGGAAAGCCCTTCAAATCGATAATGGCGCTCAATGAATCGCTTGCAGCCACCTTGCCGCCGCTCTAGCGTTCCATGTTTGAAACATGCTCCAAAAGCGAGGGAAACGCCGATGCTGCCGGGCCTCAAGGCCGGATTTTCGCTGGACGCCCGGCTGGAGGCGGACAGCGAGCAGCTGATATGGCTCGGCTTGTGCGAACTCAGGGTGATGAACGACCGCCGCTGGCCGTGGCTGGTGCTGGTGCCGCAGCGGCCGGGCGTGGAAGAAATTCACGACTTGACGCCGCTCGACCAGACGATGCTGACCTTCGAAACCAACATGGTGGCGCAAGCGCTGAAGAAGGTGACAGGCTGCACCAAGATAAACAGCGGAGCGCTGGGCAACATCGTTCGCCAATTGCATGTCCATGTCGTCGCCCGTTCCGAAGGCGATCCCGGCTGGCCCGGGCCGGTCTGGGGGCACGGAATACGCGAGCCCTACCAGCGCTCCGAAATCCGCCGGTTTGCCCAAACGATCAAGGCAGCGCTATAAGCTGACGCTCGTGTCCATTTCCGAACCTGCGCTCTCCGAGTCCCCATGAGCTTTCGCCTGTTTGACGCGCCCTTGCGCGAGCCGAGCCAGTTCGTCGGTTTCGCCGGCAACACGGTCGACCGGCAGTCGGAGAACCGCGCCGACGATTCCGTCGAGAAGGCGCTTGCCGATCCATCGACGCGGCTGCTCCTGATGCAGGGCGGGCGGCTCCATCTGAAACTGGAGGACGGCAGGTTCGACCCCTGGTTCGGCGCCGCCGAAAGCCAGACATTGCAGCCATCCCTCGAACGAGGCGTGCTGCTCGGCTTTTCGGAAAGCGGGCCGGTGCTGGCAGTGCCGGCGGGCGTCGAGCCGGAAACCCTTCCCGAAACCATCAAGGCGATCGACTACCGCTCGGTCTATATGCAGGGGCTGATCGACGAAGCGGCGGCAGGTGCGCTGGCGCAAGGCGCTGCGCTGCTTGCCTGGCATGCCAGCCATCGCTTCTGTTCGAAATGCGGCACGGAATCCGAAATGCGCGCCGGCGGCTACAGGCGCCATTGTCCGAATTGCGGCACCGAGCATTTCCCGCGCACCGATCCGGTGGCGATCATGCTGACGGTGACGCCCGAGAAATGCCTGCTCGGGCGTGGCCGGCATTTCGGGCCGGGCATGTATTCGGCGCTTGCCGGCTTCATCGAGCCCGGCGAGACGATCGAGGCGGCGGTGCGCCGCGAGACGCTGGAAGAGGCCGGCATCCGGCTCGGCCGTGTCGTCTACCATGCCAGCCAGCCCTGGCCGTTCCCCTATTCGCTGATGATCGGCTGCTTCGGCGAGCCGCTCAACGAGGACATCCAGGCCGACCTCGACGAGCTGGAGGATTGCCGCTGGTTCTTCCGCGACGAGGTGCGCTCGATGCTGGACAGAACCCATCCCGGCAATCTGATCACGCCGCCGAAAGGCGCGATCGCCCATCACCTCATCCGCGCCTGGGTCGACAGCGAATAGGAGCAGAAGAATGATCCGCCACACCGTCGTGTTCACTTTGAGGCATCCGCTGCAGTCGCTGGAGACGAAGCGCTTCCTCCATGACGCGAAGAAGATCCTGACCGGGATCAAGGGCGTCACGCATTTCGAGCAGTTGCGGCAGGTGAGTCCGAAGAACGATTACCAATTCGGCTTCTCGATGGAATTCGCCGACCAGGCGGCCTACACAAGATATAACGAGCATCCGGACCATGTCGCCTTCATCCGTGACCGCTGGGTGCCGGAGGTCGAGACGTTCATGGAGATCGACTACGTGCCGTTGGGATTTGGCTGATGTGCGGGTTGAGCGCAAACGTCGGAGATTGGCGAAGGCCTTCGTGCTTCGTCATCCACGGGCGAAGCAAGGAGCGAAGCGACGCGCGTAGACCCGAGGATCCATTCCGTGACGTCGACGCGTTACAACGGTCCAGAATTCTGCTCCGCTGCGCCCCTTGATTGAGGTAACGGCATGGATCCTCGGGTCTGCGCTCCGCTTCGCGTCGCTCCGCCCGTGGATGACGACCTCGCGAAGGCTCCCGCCAATCTCGAAGGTCTGTGAGCTCCGAACCGCCGGTTGGCGGACCGAAGACCGTTCAGTCCGCGACCTTCCACTGCTCGCGCGATGCGCTCGCCGGATAGACGCCGAGAATCCGCACTTCGCGCGAGAAGAAGCGCAGCTCGTCGAGCGCCAGCTTGACCAGCGGATCGTCGGGGTGGCCCTCGATGTCGGCATAAAACAGCGTCGCCGTGAAGGCGCCGAGCTGATAGCTCTCTAGCTTGGTCATGTTGATGCCGTTGGTGGCGAAGCCGCCCATGGCCTTGTAGAGCGCGGCCGGCACATTGCGGACGCGGAAGATGAAGGTGGTCATCATCTTGGCGTCGGAGGACGGGCGCTCGGCCCATTGCTTGTTCTTGGTCAGCACGACGAAGCGGGTGACGTTGGAATCGGTGTCCTCGACATTCCTTTCAATGATGTCGAGACCGTAGAATTCCGCGGCGAGCGCCGGCGCCAGCGACGCCATGGTGCGGTCCCCGACCTCGGAAACCAGCTTGGCCGAGCCCGCCGTGTCGCCGGCGACCACCGCCTTCCAGCCGTTCTTGCGGATGTATTTGCGGCATTGGCCAAGCGCGTGGATATGACTGTGCACGGTCTTGATCTCGTCGCGCTTCACACCCGGCAGCACCATCAGCTGGAAATGGATCGGCAGAAAATATTCGCCGACGATGTGCAGTTTCGATTCCGGGAGCAAATGGTGGATGTCGGCAACGCGCCCGGCGATGGTGTTTTCGATCGGGATCATCGCCAGGTCGGCCTTGCCGGTCTCGACTGCGTTGAAGGCATCCTCGAAGGTCGGGCACGGCAACGGCTCCATCGACGGGAACATGTTGCGGCAAGCGGTGTCGGAGT is drawn from Mesorhizobium sp. B1-1-8 and contains these coding sequences:
- a CDS encoding YbaB/EbfC family nucleoid-associated protein, giving the protein MKDLLGLMGKAKEMQAKFQAMQDEIALLEATGQAGGGLVSVTLTGKFEMKALKIDPSLFKEDEVEILEDLLLAAHNDAKNKVEQIMQEKTKALTAGLPIPPGMKLPF
- the nudC gene encoding NAD(+) diphosphatase, which encodes MSFRLFDAPLREPSQFVGFAGNTVDRQSENRADDSVEKALADPSTRLLLMQGGRLHLKLEDGRFDPWFGAAESQTLQPSLERGVLLGFSESGPVLAVPAGVEPETLPETIKAIDYRSVYMQGLIDEAAAGALAQGAALLAWHASHRFCSKCGTESEMRAGGYRRHCPNCGTEHFPRTDPVAIMLTVTPEKCLLGRGRHFGPGMYSALAGFIEPGETIEAAVRRETLEEAGIRLGRVVYHASQPWPFPYSLMIGCFGEPLNEDIQADLDELEDCRWFFRDEVRSMLDRTHPGNLITPPKGAIAHHLIRAWVDSE
- the recR gene encoding recombination mediator RecR; amino-acid sequence: MSKRIAGPEIERLIQLLAKVPGLGPRSARRAALHLIKKKEQLLEPLAAAMGEAVDKVRICSTCGNVDTSDPCMICTDPRRDAGTLIVVEDVSDLWALERAAAMNVRYHVLGGTLSPLDGIGPDQLNIRSLVDRVSGGEVKEVILAVNATVEGQTTAHYLTDQLSGFDVKVTRLAHGVPVGGELDYLDEGTLAAALRSRTAF
- a CDS encoding ABC transporter substrate-binding protein → MMLEKFAQRSRSLLAGAAMSALLVSPAFAVTPADTLVEGLAIDDIISMDPGEAFEFSTAEVTGNTYDLLVRLDLSDTSKVKGDLAQSWTVSDDGLTYTFKLKPGLKFASGNPITAADVAYTFERVVKLDKSPAFIIEQFGISGDNVADKAKAVDGTTFQFTVDKAYAPSFVLNCLSASVGSVVDSKLVKEHVAAVTPSADYKYDNDFGNAWLKTGYAGSGRFKLREWRANEAVVLERNDNYYGDKAKLARVIYRNMKESSAQRLALEAGDIDVARNLEPNDLDAIAKNADLTTTSAPKGTVYYISLNQKNPTLAKPEVRQAFKYLVDYDALASTILKGIGEIHQSFLPKGDLGAVDDNPFKLDVAKAKELLAKAGLPDGFKVTMDVRTGQPTTGMAESIQQTLGQAGIKLEIIPGDGKQTLTKYRARNHDIYIGNWGQDYFDPNSNAQTFASNPDNSDAGKSHTLAWRNSWDIPELTKETEAALLEKDAGKRADMYKDLQQKILDTSPFVIIHQQLEVAGLRKNLKGFALGPSFDTNFVGPVSKE
- a CDS encoding cell wall hydrolase; this translates as MIATRWKTPLLLVGIVTSPLLLAGCSQTTSHGMSVASLTDAITPSFLSSRSYSMKDKECLERAMFFESNRSSRDGMIAVGTVVMNRLRSGQHGNTICEVVGEPGQFAPGVMTRPMNSRALPDVEEAAEAVLKGERKAKLKNTMYFHTAGLRFPYNNMHYTMVAGGNAFYEKRGRNWQPLPDEPMVAMASVKPQKIDPAAPVLVASAEPVVKTIVHADPAKQAAMAAAAAPALPVKPATGPAEQTYMTASAAPAQKAGRVTAKPTVVAMQEPMEEPDASRFGGTLKGRYVTSVPSAPQEASMGFQSTPENTDAIGALIVSQNRPL
- a CDS encoding DNA polymerase III subunit gamma/tau — encoded protein: MSEAGNSGALETGKAGAYRVLARKYRPSNFSELIGQEPMVRTLTNAFATGRIAQAWMLTGVRGVGKTTTARILARALNYKTATIDQPSVDLSALGEHCQAIMEGRHVDVIEMDAASHTGIDDIRDIIERVRYAPVSARYKVYIIDEVHMLSTQAFNGLLKTLEEPPPHVKFIFATTEIRKVPITVLSRCQRFDLRRIDAGALVAHLSAISAKEGISIDDDALAMIARAAEGSARDSLSILDQAIAHGGGAVTAEAVRAMLGLADRARIIDLFEHVMKGDVAAALAEFRAQYDTGADPAAVLTDLAEFNHLVTRLRFVPSAADDASLSEDERRRGAEFAKTLSVRVLSRTWQMLLKGIPEVQSSNRPVSAGEMVLIRLAHAADLPTLDEALKSLEGAAPLPSGTSHVNGTPASPGNGGGASAVAQARIPSSSGGAQTMRLVEAEPMPTAFVPAPEPVVETPAVPLKSLADIAALADANRDIAFKVLLKRCVRLVRIEPGRIDVTLTEDAPKMLLNDLTSKLRAWTGRNWLVSLSKEEGGQTLAEMESTKRENAFLDAKSDPTVAAILARFPGAKIIDVRIPEVPEVDETAAELPVEPAADDDEI
- a CDS encoding Dabb family protein, giving the protein MIRHTVVFTLRHPLQSLETKRFLHDAKKILTGIKGVTHFEQLRQVSPKNDYQFGFSMEFADQAAYTRYNEHPDHVAFIRDRWVPEVETFMEIDYVPLGFG
- a CDS encoding prephenate dehydratase, coding for MPEKTNRISFQGEPGANSDTACRNMFPSMEPLPCPTFEDAFNAVETGKADLAMIPIENTIAGRVADIHHLLPESKLHIVGEYFLPIHFQLMVLPGVKRDEIKTVHSHIHALGQCRKYIRKNGWKAVVAGDTAGSAKLVSEVGDRTMASLAPALAAEFYGLDIIERNVEDTDSNVTRFVVLTKNKQWAERPSSDAKMMTTFIFRVRNVPAALYKAMGGFATNGINMTKLESYQLGAFTATLFYADIEGHPDDPLVKLALDELRFFSREVRILGVYPASASREQWKVAD
- a CDS encoding HIT domain-containing protein produces the protein MLPGLKAGFSLDARLEADSEQLIWLGLCELRVMNDRRWPWLVLVPQRPGVEEIHDLTPLDQTMLTFETNMVAQALKKVTGCTKINSGALGNIVRQLHVHVVARSEGDPGWPGPVWGHGIREPYQRSEIRRFAQTIKAAL
- a CDS encoding lytic murein transglycosylase; this encodes MSGRAEGGATERGLRKFGLVFLFAVLAALLFAKPTFAAPIDDQFRAWLQTDLWPEAKAKGISRKTFDDAFIGVKPNLTLPDLVMPGEQPTTPEKQHQAEFGPPGAYFAEKIIRAVTTGGRARAGANARVLGLIEKHYGVPGEVVLAIWGRETGFGAARMPYDAFEVLGTKAFMSAKKDFFRTELLAALDIVERGLAPVNAMKSSWAGALGQPQFMPTSFLKHAVDFDGDGRPDIWSSTPDVLASIANYLVHYGWVRGRGWGVEVTVPANVSCSLEGPDQGKKIADWVAMGIRRVDNKAFAAGELKAEGFLLMPAGRSGPAFIVTPNFYVLKQYNTSDLYALFIGHAADRIAKGDAAFAGGWGPVGDLHRSDIAALQHALEAKGYDVGSADGLPGFKTRRSIGLWQSKNGRPATCFPDAALVAQLR